CACCTTCTGGTGCTGCCTGCGCTCCAGCACCGCCTCCAGGCCCGCGCAGAGCGCCAGCGCGGATTTGCCCGTGCCCGCGCGCCCGCCCATGGAGACGATGCCGACGTCCGGGTCGAGCAGCAGGTCCAGCGCGATGCGCTGCTCGGCGCTGCGGCCGTGGATGCCGAACGCTTCCCGGTCGCCGCGCACCAGGCGTACGTTGCCCTCGGCGGTGACCCTGCCGAGGGCCTTGCCGCGCTCGGACTGGATGACGAGACCGGTGTGTACGGGGTGTCCGGCCGCCTCGGGGACGTAGAGGGTCTCCTCCGAGAAGAGCAGGTCGACCTGTTCGCCGGTCAGCGCCAGTTCGGCCATCCCGGTCCAGCCGGAGTCGGTGATGGCGAGCTCGGCGCGGTACTCCTCGGCGAGCAGGCCCACCGAGGACGCCTTGATCCGGAGCGGGAGGTCCTTGGAGACGACGGTGACGTCGTACCCCTCGGCCTGGAGGTTGCGCGCGACCGCGAGGATCCGTGAGTCGTTGTCCCCCAGCCGGTAGCCGGCGGGCAGTACCCCGGGGTCCGAGTGGTTGAGTTCGACACGGAGCGTCCCGCCCAGGTCCCCGAGCGGGACCGGGGCGTCCAGCCGGCCGTACCTCACCCGGAAGTCGTCGAGCAGGCGCAGGGCCTGCCGGGCGAAGTAACCGAGTTCGGGATGGTGCCGTTTGGCCTCCAGCTCCGTCACCACCACGACCGGGAGCACGACTTCGTGCTCGTCGAAGCGGGTCAGGGCACTGGGGTCGGCCAGCAGGACACTGGTGTCGAGAACATAGGTGCGCCTGTCGGGCATGCGGCGCTTGGTACTGGTCACCACGGAAGGACGTACCCCCTCGGACGAGGTCGGGGAGTGCGACGGAAGTCGCGGAACTTCCCGAAGGAAGAGGACGGACCGGGTCCGGACCCTGTGCGCGGGCCGGACACCGGCCCTTCGCGTCGGCCGCACGTCGTGCGGTCCTTCGAGTGCAAAGGGCCTCCCGGGTGAGCGGGCGGGACGCCGCTCATCGGTCTGCGACGTCCGCCTGGCTGATGACCGGACATCGACCTGACAGAGGCATTCCCCTCAGGCAGCCCCGCCATGCCGAGCCCGTACGGTCATCGCCGCAGCCCGGAGGGCACGGTTCGGGAAGCACGGCCCGAGGGACGCGGGCCCCGGGCGGGGCGCCGCGGCCCGGGCCGTCCCCGCCGCCCGGGCCGGTCCGCCGGAACCGTTCCGCGCTCAGGCGCCGTAACGGCGGTGGCGGGCGGCGTAGTCGCGCAGGGCCCGCAGGAAGTCGACCTTCCGGAAGGCCGGCCAGAAGACCTCGCAGAAGTAGTACTCGGAGTGGGCGCTCTGCCAGAGCATGAACCCGGACAGCCGCTGCTCACCGCTGGTACGGATCACCAGGTCGGGATCGGGCTGTCCCCGGGTGTAGAGGTGCTCGGAGATCAGGTCCGTGGAGACGACCTCGGCGAGTTCCTCGAAGGTGGTGCCCTTGGCCGCGTGGTCCAGCAGCAGTGACCGGACGGCGTCCGCGATCTCCTGGCGTCCGCCGTAGCCGACGGCGACGTTGACGAGTATCCCCTCGACCCCGGCCGTGGCCTCCTCCGCCTCCTTCAGCACGGTCTGGGTCCGCGCGGGCAGCAGGTCCATCGTCCCGACGTGGTGGACGCGCCACCGCCCGTCGGCGGCGAGGCTGCGCACCGTGTTCTCGATGATGCCGAGCAGCGGGACCAGTTCCGCCTCGGGCCGGTCGAAGTTGTCCGTGGACAGCAGCCACAGGGTGACGACCTCGACCTCGGTCTCGCCGCACCAGCCGAGGAGCTCGGAGATCTTGTCGGCCCCGGCCTGGTGCCCCTGTACGGCCGACCCGCCCGACGCCTTCGCCCATCGCCGGTTGCCGTCGAGGATGACTCCGATGTGCTTGGGCACCTGGGCGTGGTCCAGGCGGCCTTCCACACGGCGCGCGTAGAGCCCGTACACCAGGTCACGCAAGTTCACTGAAGTCACCCTCTCGGTTCTTTACGGGTCGTGGGCCCGCCGTCCCCGTCACCGGGGGTCCGGGTCCGTCCCCGGGGGAGCTCCGCACGGTCCGCGCCTACAGATCCGGGCCGCGGACCTGCGCATCCCGAAGCCGCCACATTACTGCGGGCCGGTCACCACGGCCCAACCGGTGTGTCACAAGTCCGTGATAAGGAGTGAAAGGTGACTGAATCCATCCACCACCGTGCCGCTGAGTCGCGATACGACTCCATGGAATACCGCAGGACCGGGCGCAGCGGCCTCAGGCTGCCCGCCGTCTCGCTCGGCCTGTGGCACAACTTCGGCGACGACCGGGACCTGGCCACCCAGCGGGCGATCCTGCGCCGCGCCTTCGACCTCGGTGTGACCCACTTCGACCTCGCCAACAACTACGGTCCGCCGCCGGGCTCCGCCGAGCTGAACTTCGGCAAGCTCTTCCGCCAGGACTTCGCGCCGTACCGGGACGAGCTGGTCGTCTCCACGAAGGCCGGTTACCTGATGCACCCGGGCCCGTACGGTGAGTGGGGCTCCCGTAAGTACCTGCTGTCCTCGCTGGACGCCTCCCTGCGGCGGACCGGCCTCGATTACGTCGACATCTTCTACTCGCACCGCTTCGACCCGGCGACCCCGCTGGAGGAGACCATGGGGGCGCTGGCCTCCGCGGTGCACCGGGGCAAGGCCCTCTACGCGGGGGTGTCCTCCTACAACTCCGAGCAGACGGCCGAGGCGGCCCGGCTGCTCCGGGAGATGGGGGTGCCGGCCCTGATCCACCAGCCGTCCTACTCGATGGTGAACCGCTGGATCGAGGCCGACGGACTGCTCGACACGCTGGAGGAGGCGGGTATGGGCTGCATCTCCTTCGCACCGCTCGCCCAGGGACTGCTCACCGGCAAGTACCTCACCGGGATCCCGGAGGGCTCGCGCGCCAGCCAGGGCAAGTCCCTGGACCCGGGGCTGCTCACCGAGGAGATGGTGCGGCGGCTGCGCGGTCTGGACGGCATCGCGCGGGGCCGCGGCCAGACCCTGGCCCAGCTGGCCCTCAACTGGGTGCTGCGGGACGACCGTATGACGTCGGCCCTGATCGGCGCGTCCAGCGTGGAGCAGCTGGAGGAGAACGTGGCCGCGCTCGCCGCGCCGGCGCTGTCGGCGGACGAGCTGGTCGAGATCGACACCTTCGCGGTGGACACCGCGCGCACCAACATCTGGGCGAACCGGGGCTGAGGCGGCGCCCCGGCGGGGGGGCCGCCCGCTCCGGGCACCGGGGGTGGGTGGTCCCCTGGGCCCGGGGACCCGGCGACCCGGGGGCCCGGCGGGTGGCGGGTGGCGGGATTCCGGTGGCGGGGCTGGTCCCGGGTGCGCCGCCTGATTCCGGGCACAAAAAACGGGCCGGTCCGTGGGGGGGGGTTACGGACCGGCCCGAGGGGGGGTTTCCACCATAACCCTTCGTAAGGGATGCCGCGTGCCACGCCACTCCACAATTACTCTCCGGATTCGCCGGAATGCGCTGTGCCCGCATCGGCGAAACCGTCCTGGACGGGTCCCGGCCCTGGTCCGGGCGTGTTCGAAGGCCCTCCGGGGGGTCCGGCCCGGCTCCGGCCGCACTCCGGCCCCGCTCCCGCTTCCCGCGAGCCGCGCAGGACGGGGGTTGACCCGTTGACGCCCCGGGTCCGGCCGCATGACCCCGCACGCCCGCACCGTGTCCCGGGGCCGGGCCGGACTCCGCCCGGCGGCCCGCCCGTCGGGGGACGAGGGACGGCACCGCCGGCGCCGGTGACAGCGCGGGACGAGCCGGCCGGTACCCCGGAGCTCTCAGCGGCGTATGAAGCGGATCGTCACCGTGTCGCCCGAGCCCACCACGAAGTCACCCTCCTCGCAGCGGAGGACGGCCTCGTAGGCCCTGTCCCGCCCGTCGCGGTACTCCTCGGCTCCGACGACGGTCCACGCCCCGGTGTACGGGACCGGCGGGAGCTGGGGCAGCGGGCCGAAGTCCCACTGGCCGGGTACGCACCAGTCGGGCAGGGCGGGCCAGGAGCCGGAGGTGATGCCCAGCGTCCCGCCGGAGACACAGGTCAGCAGGACCGACTGCCCTTCGGCGAGCACGAATTCGACCGCCTCGGGCTCTCCCGCGCGCCCCTCGGGCCGGTAGAACAGGCCGTGGACGGCGGTGATGCGGGCTCCGGCCAGCCAGTCGGCCCTCCGGTGCCGAGGGCGGCCCGCCGGCCGTCCGGTCTCTCCGCCGGTGGCTTCCCTTCCAACCGTCATGACCTGCCCCTTCGTTGTGCGCTCAACCACCAGGGTCGCACTACCCATGAGTAGGACGGAGGGGCGGGCGGAGCCGTTGCGTCGGACACCGGCCGGATGCCCCTGGCGGACCCGGATCCGCACGGCCGGCGGGCCTGGTCGGCGGGGCTCGGTCAGCGGGGCTTGCGGGCCTCGATCAGGTACCTGGAGCTGTGCGCGACGAACGGCCCTTCGCTCTCGATCTTCCGGTGCAGGGAGCGTAGTCGGGGAAGGTACTCCTCGACGGTGAAGCCGGGAACCATCCAGATGACCTTGCGCAGGAAGTAGACGACGGCCCCGATGTCGAAGAACTCCATCCGCAGCCTCTCCGCGCGCAGGCCGACGACCTCCAGTCCCGCGGCCTCTGCCCCGGCCGCCGCGTGCCGCGGGTCGCGGGCGTCCCGGGCCTCGTCCGGCTGCGGGCCCAGGAAGTACTCGATGATCTCGAACACGCTGGAGGGCCCGACCTGTTGGGAGAAGTACGTACCGCCGGGCACCAGCACCCTGGCGATCTCCTCCCACCAGGTGGTCACCGGGTGCCTGCTGACCACGAGGTCGAAGGCGCCGTCCCCGAACGGCAGCGGCGGTTCGTCGGCGTCCGCGACCACCGCCACCCCGCGCGGGTGGAGCAGTGCGGTGGCGCGGGCGATGTTCGGGGGCCAGGACTCGGTGGCCACGGTCAGCGCCGGCAGCCGGGGCACGGAGGCCAGCACCTCTCCGCCGCCGGTCTGGATGTCGAGCGCGGCACCGGCTCGGGCCATGCGGCCGGCCATGGCGCGGGCGTACCCCCAGGAAGGGCGCTGCTCGGTGGCGCGCCCGTCCAGCCAGGAGAAGTCCCAGCCGTCGACCGGTACGGCTGCGGCCTCGGCGACCAGCGTCTCGAAGCGCCCGTCCGGGCCGGAGGCCGGGCGGGGACCGGGGCCGGACTCCACCGGGGGTGTGGGGGCGGGCGTGGAGGATTCCATACGGGAAGCGTGGCAGCCGGGGGCGCGCCCGCGCGAACGTTTATTCGGCACCGGTCCCTCCCCCTCCCCCTTCCGTCCGGAGCTCCTGCCGGCGCCTGGGCACCTCAGCCGGCCAGGCCGCCGGACAGCAGGCCGAGCAGCGCTCCCGTGATCATGAACGGGCCGAACGG
This DNA window, taken from Streptomyces nitrosporeus, encodes the following:
- a CDS encoding PhoH family protein codes for the protein MVTSTKRRMPDRRTYVLDTSVLLADPSALTRFDEHEVVLPVVVVTELEAKRHHPELGYFARQALRLLDDFRVRYGRLDAPVPLGDLGGTLRVELNHSDPGVLPAGYRLGDNDSRILAVARNLQAEGYDVTVVSKDLPLRIKASSVGLLAEEYRAELAITDSGWTGMAELALTGEQVDLLFSEETLYVPEAAGHPVHTGLVIQSERGKALGRVTAEGNVRLVRGDREAFGIHGRSAEQRIALDLLLDPDVGIVSMGGRAGTGKSALALCAGLEAVLERRQHQKVMVFRPLYAVGGQELGYLPGTEAEKMSPWAQAVFDTLSAVAGREVIEEVLGRGMLEILPLTHIRGRSLHDAFVIVDEAQSLERNVLLTVLSRIGTNSRVVLTHDVAQRDNLRVGRYDGVVAVVEKLKGHPLFAHVTLTRSERSPIAALVTEMLEEGHI
- a CDS encoding isoprenyl transferase encodes the protein MNLRDLVYGLYARRVEGRLDHAQVPKHIGVILDGNRRWAKASGGSAVQGHQAGADKISELLGWCGETEVEVVTLWLLSTDNFDRPEAELVPLLGIIENTVRSLAADGRWRVHHVGTMDLLPARTQTVLKEAEEATAGVEGILVNVAVGYGGRQEIADAVRSLLLDHAAKGTTFEELAEVVSTDLISEHLYTRGQPDPDLVIRTSGEQRLSGFMLWQSAHSEYYFCEVFWPAFRKVDFLRALRDYAARHRRYGA
- the mgrA gene encoding L-glyceraldehyde 3-phosphate reductase; translation: MTESIHHRAAESRYDSMEYRRTGRSGLRLPAVSLGLWHNFGDDRDLATQRAILRRAFDLGVTHFDLANNYGPPPGSAELNFGKLFRQDFAPYRDELVVSTKAGYLMHPGPYGEWGSRKYLLSSLDASLRRTGLDYVDIFYSHRFDPATPLEETMGALASAVHRGKALYAGVSSYNSEQTAEAARLLREMGVPALIHQPSYSMVNRWIEADGLLDTLEEAGMGCISFAPLAQGLLTGKYLTGIPEGSRASQGKSLDPGLLTEEMVRRLRGLDGIARGRGQTLAQLALNWVLRDDRMTSALIGASSVEQLEENVAALAAPALSADELVEIDTFAVDTARTNIWANRG
- a CDS encoding class I SAM-dependent methyltransferase produces the protein MESSTPAPTPPVESGPGPRPASGPDGRFETLVAEAAAVPVDGWDFSWLDGRATEQRPSWGYARAMAGRMARAGAALDIQTGGGEVLASVPRLPALTVATESWPPNIARATALLHPRGVAVVADADEPPLPFGDGAFDLVVSRHPVTTWWEEIARVLVPGGTYFSQQVGPSSVFEIIEYFLGPQPDEARDARDPRHAAAGAEAAGLEVVGLRAERLRMEFFDIGAVVYFLRKVIWMVPGFTVEEYLPRLRSLHRKIESEGPFVAHSSRYLIEARKPR